In Capricornis sumatraensis isolate serow.1 chromosome 16, serow.2, whole genome shotgun sequence, a genomic segment contains:
- the LOC138092956 gene encoding olfactory receptor 10AG1-like, translated as MEPQKYLVNVNLTSVMEFVLLGFSDIPNLQMFLFVIFLFTYVITLMGNGIIILITGTDQTLQTPMYFFLGNLSFLEICYVSATLPRMLMNLWTQKRHISLFACATQMSFVLIFGNIECLLLTVMAYDRYVAICSPLHYPLVMNHKICVQLVAACWVTGVPIEIGQTSQIFSLPFCRSKQINHYFCDIPPVLKLACGDTFLNEMLVFTVAVLFVMVPFLLILGSYSRITSTILKLPSATGRAKAFSTSSSHVMVVTLFFGSAIVTYLRPKSKNSSRTDKFLSLFYTVITPMFNPLIYTLRNKDVLTALRKLIP; from the coding sequence ATGGAACCTCAAAAATATCTAGTGAATGTGAATCTCACTTCAGTGATGGAATTTGTTCTTTTGGGATTTTCTGACATTCCCAATCTCCAAATGtttctttttgtgatttttctgtttaCCTATGTGATAACTCTGATGGGAAATGGCATCATTATTCTCATAACTGGGACAGACCAGACCCTCCAGACtcccatgtactttttcctcgGTAATCTTTCCTTCTTGGAAATCTGTTATGTGTCTGCCACTCTTCCTAGAATGCTCATGAACCTTTGGACCCAGAAAAGAcatatttctttgtttgcttgtgCAACACAGATGAGTTTTGTCCTAATATTTGGAAACATAGAGTGCCTGCTTCTTacagtgatggcctatgaccgctacgtggccatctgTAGCCCCCTGCACTATCCTCTGGTCATGAACCACAAGATCTGTGTCCAGCTGGTGGCTGCCTGCTGGGTCACTGGAGTTCCAATTGAGATAGGGCAGACAAGCCAGATTTTCTCTCTGCCCTTTTGTAGATCCAAACAAATCAATCACTACTTCTGTGACATTCCCCCAGTGCTGAAGCTGGCCTGTGGGGACACGTTTCTGAATGAGATGCTGGTCTTTACAGTTGCTGTGCTGTTTGTCATGGTCCCTTTTCTGCTGATACTTGGCTCCTATAGTAGAATCACCTCCACCATCCTCAAGCTGCCATCGGCAACGGGAAGAGCAAAGGCTTTCTCCACCAGCTCATCTCATGTCATGGTTGTGACTTTATTCTTTGGATCTGCAATCGTTACATATTTACGACCTAAATCCAAAAATTCTTCCAGAACAGACAAATTTCTCTCACTTTTCTATACTGTTATCACCCCAATGTTTAACCCCCTGATATACACTCTGAGAAATAAGGATGTCTTGACAGCCTTGAGAAAACTTATACCCTAA